CTAAGACTTTTTGTTGTAGGGCTAACGCTACAACCCTGTTAGCTGAAATACCGCTCGGTAATTCTAACCACAACGCCAACCCGCCATTAGGCTCATCACATTTTACCGTTGGTGGCATTAGTTCTTTAATCAGCTTTAAGGTAAATTGATACCGCTCATAATAAATACTTCTAATAGTGTTAATATGTTCATACCAAATGCCTTTGCGCAAATATAAATCAAAGGCTCGTTGCGTTAAGCCGGAAGTAGCAATATCAGAGTGTTGTTTTACCGCCAAAAATTTATTAACTAATTTTTCCGGCACCGTCAAAAACGCCAACCGCAACCCCGGCATAAATATTTTAGAATAACTTTTTAAGTAAATAATTCTTTCATCTCGATCTAAAGCTTTTAAAGGTGCCGGATTATTATTGTTATAAGATAAATCACTAATATAATCATCTTCTAAAATTAACACATTATAATATCGCGCTAACCCCATTAATCTATTGCGCTTAGCTAAAGAATAAGTATAGCCGGTGGGGTTTTGAATATTAGGCATAATATATAATAGTTTAGGTCTGAATTTTTTTATTTTATTCTCTAAATCCTCAATATCAAGACCATCTTGTTGCAAATTTATCGAAACTAATTTAGCGCCTCGAGATTTAAAAGCGGCAATAGCTCCTGGATAAGTTGGTTTTTCTACAAAAACATAGTCACCATATTCTACTACCGCTTTAGCAACAATATCAATCCCTTGTTGTGCTCCAGAAATTACTTGAATGTTATTTTTCGTAATATTAATGTTTTGTTTTTTTAAATTATCGGCAATCGCTTGGCGCAGTGGCAAAAATCCTTGGCTATCTTGATAACCAAACGCATGGCCCTTATCGCGATCTAATACTTCAATCAAAACCATCTTAAAATCTTCTATCGAAATCAAATCAGGATCAGGATTAATACCGGCTAAATCAATGTAGCTCAAACTTTCTTGCTCCGTTTTAAAGCGAAAAGTTTCAAACTCTTCTACACTAACATTATCATTATTATCAAGTTCCTCCTGAGCTGATAATTCAGCAACATAACTACCACTACCACTACGGGAAAAAATATAGCCGTTTTGTTCTAATAATTTATAAGCGCTCATCACTGTTCCCGCATTAATCTCTAAAGATTGTGCTAATTTACGAACAGGCGGTAGTAAAAAACCATGACTTAATTTCCCTGTAATAATCATTTCTCTAATCTCATCATATAATTGAACATATAAGGCGGTCTTACAAT
This genomic window from Negativicutes bacterium contains:
- a CDS encoding PLP-dependent aminotransferase family protein; the protein is MSKEIFDFVSIQLNKNCKTALYVQLYDEIREMIITGKLSHGFLLPPVRKLAQSLEINAGTVMSAYKLLEQNGYIFSRSGSGSYVAELSAQEELDNNDNVSVEEFETFRFKTEQESLSYIDLAGINPDPDLISIEDFKMVLIEVLDRDKGHAFGYQDSQGFLPLRQAIADNLKKQNINITKNNIQVISGAQQGIDIVAKAVVEYGDYVFVEKPTYPGAIAAFKSRGAKLVSINLQQDGLDIEDLENKIKKFRPKLLYIMPNIQNPTGYTYSLAKRNRLMGLARYYNVLILEDDYISDLSYNNNNPAPLKALDRDERIIYLKSYSKIFMPGLRLAFLTVPEKLVNKFLAVKQHSDIATSGLTQRAFDLYLRKGIWYEHINTIRSIYYERYQFTLKLIKELMPPTVKCDEPNGGLALWLELPSGISANRVVALALQQKVLVTAGTPFFVRQAVDRYLRISFALAQPTEIKKGLRIIADIVKKY